In a single window of the Niabella ginsenosidivorans genome:
- a CDS encoding LTA synthase family protein: protein MLAKLKLPKTILWVIHMGIVLGGLFFIFRLITFFAFRPPGISFTDCIPAFILGIQYDLRWVSIFLLPIILFSYQRSFSPFYSAGNKRFWTWYLAVASFLLFLFFIADLVSFSYNRTRLDAGAMNFVEDPGISLNMIWQTYPLIWILIGLAAAVICFKWALNKSHWQVINLTDGKAIAHRKPPFVITAIIMALLIYGKVDNKPLKWKDAFALKDSFKTYLALNPLQNFFSTMRLRKPVVNEKGARESFRIMANFLQFPSNAPFGFQRTVAPYATGIESKPNIVLVICESYSMYKSSMSGNKLDATPYFDSLSQKGIFFERCFTPHFSTARGLFAIITGIPDVQLFKFSTRNPDALDQRTIINDFTDYSKHYFLGGNPEFNNFEGLLKNIDSLQLHTEATIHAPRLNVWGVSDKDLFLTANKVFKEQQRPFFAIVQTSDNHRPYTIPETDSDFVKKSITNEELAANGFESLNEYNAFRYADYCIQQFIEAARKEAYFHNTIFVFIGDHGVAGNATSVYPMPWTSQRLSDEHVPFLIYAPYLVNPQLRKETVSQIDVLPTIAGLVQRPYTNSTLGRDLLNPAKKGNIAFITNTAGKIGIVNDQFYYVKNLEFSEEDLVPLDTTARYTAPELSVIRKKMGELARAYYLTAQYLLVNNK from the coding sequence GTTTCCATATTCCTGCTACCGATTATCCTGTTCAGCTACCAGCGCTCTTTTTCTCCTTTTTATTCTGCCGGAAATAAACGGTTCTGGACCTGGTATCTTGCCGTGGCCAGCTTTTTATTATTCCTCTTTTTTATAGCCGACCTGGTAAGCTTTTCTTATAACCGTACCCGTCTGGACGCCGGGGCCATGAACTTTGTAGAAGATCCGGGCATTTCCCTTAACATGATCTGGCAGACCTACCCTTTAATATGGATATTAATAGGTCTGGCAGCCGCTGTTATCTGCTTTAAATGGGCATTGAACAAAAGCCACTGGCAGGTCATCAATCTTACTGACGGAAAAGCAATTGCCCATCGTAAGCCGCCCTTTGTAATTACTGCTATCATTATGGCGTTGCTGATCTACGGAAAGGTCGACAATAAGCCGCTCAAATGGAAGGATGCTTTTGCTTTAAAAGATAGCTTTAAAACCTACCTGGCCTTAAACCCGTTACAGAATTTTTTTTCAACGATGCGCCTGAGAAAGCCTGTTGTAAACGAAAAAGGAGCCCGCGAATCATTCCGCATCATGGCCAACTTCCTGCAATTCCCTTCAAACGCTCCTTTTGGTTTTCAAAGAACTGTGGCGCCCTATGCCACCGGTATTGAAAGTAAACCCAATATTGTGCTGGTGATCTGTGAATCCTACAGCATGTATAAAAGCTCTATGAGCGGAAATAAGCTGGATGCTACCCCCTATTTTGATTCATTATCCCAAAAGGGAATCTTTTTTGAGCGGTGTTTTACGCCGCATTTTTCTACGGCACGCGGGTTATTTGCCATTATTACAGGTATCCCGGATGTGCAACTGTTCAAATTTTCGACCCGGAACCCGGATGCGCTTGACCAAAGGACCATTATTAATGATTTTACTGATTATTCAAAACACTATTTCCTGGGCGGCAACCCGGAGTTCAATAACTTTGAAGGGCTTTTAAAGAACATCGACAGTCTCCAGTTGCATACAGAAGCAACTATTCATGCACCCCGGTTAAATGTATGGGGCGTCAGTGATAAAGACCTTTTCCTTACAGCCAATAAGGTGTTCAAAGAACAGCAACGGCCATTCTTTGCTATTGTGCAAACATCCGATAACCACCGGCCCTATACCATACCCGAAACAGACAGTGATTTTGTCAAAAAAAGCATCACCAATGAGGAGCTGGCCGCTAACGGGTTTGAATCATTAAACGAATACAATGCCTTCCGGTATGCCGATTACTGTATTCAGCAATTCATAGAAGCAGCGCGTAAGGAAGCGTATTTTCACAATACCATATTTGTATTTATCGGCGATCACGGGGTAGCCGGAAATGCCACGTCAGTATATCCTATGCCCTGGACCAGTCAGCGGCTTTCTGATGAGCATGTTCCCTTTCTGATCTATGCTCCTTACCTGGTCAATCCGCAGCTACGGAAAGAAACGGTGTCCCAGATTGATGTGTTGCCCACCATTGCCGGCCTGGTACAACGGCCTTATACCAATTCCACACTGGGAAGAGATTTACTGAACCCTGCCAAAAAAGGAAATATCGCCTTTATTACCAATACTGCGGGTAAAATAGGGATCGTTAATGACCAGTTCTATTATGTCAAAAACCTGGAATTTTCTGAAGAAGATCTGGTACCCCTGGATACAACAGCCCGTTATACTGCTCCGGAACTGTCCGTTATCAGGAAAAAAATGGGCGAACTGGCCAGGGCCTACTATTTAACGGCTCAGTACCTGCTGGTTAACAATAAATAA
- the glmM gene encoding phosphoglucosamine mutase has protein sequence MALIKSISGIRGTIGGKTGETLSPVDIVKFTAAYGTILKKSADKQKKLKVVIGRDGRISGPMVSNLVAATLTALGIDVTDLGPSTTPTVEIAVPMEKANGGIILTASHNPKEWNALKLLNSSGEFISAALGKELLEIAEAENFDFAGVDKLGTVMPDDTYLQKHIDAILAYPLVNKAAIAKKNFKIVVDAINSTGALFVPALLKALGVEDIIVLNAAITGNFAHNPEPLPDHLSELSSAVVKEKASLGIAVDPDVDRLCFVNEDGSMFGEEYTLVAVADYVLSQRKGNTVSNMSSTKALKEITLKHGGQYYPSAVGEVNVVAKMKAVDAVIGGEGNGGVIVPDFHYGRDALIGIALFLSHLATQKGSIKSLRRQYPDYFISKNKIELDKGTDLPSIFAKIKQKYSKLPVNDEDGLKIEFDDDWVHLRMSNTEPIIRIYSESDYETKARNIAQKLMQDIKENM, from the coding sequence ATGGCTTTAATAAAAAGCATATCCGGAATCCGTGGTACAATAGGTGGAAAGACCGGCGAAACACTGTCGCCGGTAGACATTGTAAAATTTACAGCAGCATACGGTACGATCCTCAAAAAATCAGCTGATAAACAAAAAAAACTGAAAGTGGTTATTGGAAGGGATGGCCGCATCAGCGGCCCCATGGTCAGCAATCTTGTGGCAGCTACGTTAACCGCTTTGGGCATTGATGTAACAGACCTGGGGCCAAGTACCACCCCAACCGTGGAAATTGCCGTTCCGATGGAAAAAGCAAATGGTGGCATTATCCTTACCGCCAGCCATAACCCTAAAGAATGGAATGCGCTGAAATTACTGAACAGCTCCGGGGAGTTCATTTCCGCAGCGCTGGGAAAAGAATTACTGGAGATTGCAGAAGCTGAAAATTTTGATTTTGCAGGTGTTGACAAGCTGGGCACTGTAATGCCGGATGATACCTACCTGCAAAAGCATATTGATGCCATCCTTGCCTACCCGCTGGTTAATAAAGCAGCCATTGCAAAAAAGAACTTTAAAATAGTAGTAGATGCCATTAACTCTACCGGGGCCCTTTTTGTACCCGCCTTATTAAAGGCACTGGGAGTAGAAGACATCATTGTATTGAATGCAGCCATTACCGGCAACTTTGCACACAATCCGGAGCCGTTACCGGATCATTTAAGCGAACTGTCCAGCGCAGTGGTAAAGGAAAAGGCAAGCCTGGGCATTGCAGTAGACCCTGATGTGGACCGTCTTTGTTTTGTAAATGAAGATGGAAGTATGTTTGGGGAAGAATACACACTGGTAGCTGTAGCCGATTACGTGCTTTCGCAACGCAAAGGAAACACAGTAAGCAATATGAGCAGCACCAAAGCGCTGAAAGAAATAACATTGAAGCATGGAGGGCAGTATTACCCATCCGCTGTGGGCGAAGTAAACGTTGTTGCTAAAATGAAAGCGGTTGATGCGGTAATTGGTGGCGAAGGCAATGGCGGGGTTATTGTTCCTGATTTCCACTACGGGCGGGATGCGCTGATCGGGATCGCTTTATTCCTGAGCCATCTGGCCACCCAGAAAGGAAGTATTAAATCTTTAAGAAGACAATACCCTGATTATTTTATCAGCAAGAATAAGATAGAGCTGGATAAGGGCACTGACCTGCCGTCCATCTTTGCAAAGATCAAACAGAAATACAGCAAACTGCCCGTGAACGACGAAGACGGGCTAAAAATAGAGTTTGACGACGACTGGGTGCATTTAAGAATGTCGAATACAGAGCCCATCATCCGCATTTATTCTGAAAGCGATTATGAAACAAAAGCCAGGAATATTGCCCAGAAGCTGATGCAGGATATTAAGGAAAACATGTAG
- a CDS encoding shikimate dehydrogenase family protein, whose protein sequence is MRLYGLIGFPLSQSFSKKFFSEKFKREGITDCSYELFEIPSITSLPDILARYPELKGLNVTIPYKQEVLPYLQEIDGEAASIGACNCIKITGGHLKGYNTDASAFEVTLLEQLQPHHTQALVLGTGGAAKAVQYTLEKLGIAYKLVSRFPGENALSYKDLDGAVMDAYPLIINCTPLGSFPKTEGRPDLPYDLITPRHYLYDLVYNPPLSSFLKEGQERGAVIKNGYDMLVGQAELSWNIWRT, encoded by the coding sequence ATGCGTTTATATGGTCTGATAGGGTTTCCTTTAAGCCAGTCCTTTTCAAAGAAATTCTTTTCTGAAAAGTTTAAAAGGGAAGGAATAACAGACTGCAGTTATGAACTGTTTGAAATTCCTTCGATCACGTCACTTCCTGATATTTTGGCCCGTTATCCTGAATTAAAAGGCCTGAATGTGACCATACCCTACAAACAGGAGGTATTGCCATATTTACAGGAAATTGATGGTGAAGCTGCCTCTATCGGAGCCTGTAACTGTATTAAAATTACCGGGGGGCATCTGAAAGGGTATAACACAGATGCAAGCGCTTTTGAAGTAACACTTCTGGAACAACTGCAGCCACATCATACACAGGCACTGGTACTTGGTACCGGCGGAGCAGCAAAAGCCGTTCAGTATACTCTGGAAAAACTAGGGATCGCGTATAAGTTGGTGTCAAGATTCCCCGGCGAAAATGCGCTTTCCTATAAAGACCTTGATGGTGCTGTAATGGATGCCTATCCGCTCATCATCAACTGTACACCACTGGGCAGCTTTCCCAAAACCGAGGGCAGGCCCGATCTTCCTTATGATCTTATTACGCCGCGGCATTACCTGTACGACCTGGTTTACAACCCGCCGCTTTCTTCCTTTCTGAAAGAAGGGCAGGAACGGGGCGCTGTTATAAAAAACGGGTATGATATGCTGGTGGGCCAGGCGGAACTGAGCTGGAATATCTGGAGGACGTAG